A region from the Gavia stellata isolate bGavSte3 chromosome 12, bGavSte3.hap2, whole genome shotgun sequence genome encodes:
- the HRH1 gene encoding histamine H1 receptor, whose product MSKNTTENSTNPHSALLGLFLGSISLITIVMNILVLCAVKTEKKLQTVGNLYIVSLSIADLIVGAAVMPLNIVYLLSPVWTLGLPACLFWLSMDYVASTASIFNLFILCIDRYRSVQQPLKYLKYRTKMRASLMILGVWLLSFMWVIPILGWHVFANNGERKVKKNKCETEFSEVTWFKVSTAIVNFYLPSIMMLWFYYKIFRAVRKHCQHRELMNGSHQSFSEKNPVHHSKMKDEQNTCLQKQILDENTPPKDKQSSPQPKNTEAELHFSNPDKSSKAFVSKSNRKVLKWSCFPLTTAQSEPGLGNAGKKCVCVTKQNKNEEEPCSQDSDLSDASDNHTFTEEVPCGEHSNSNPERACSPQEKTENRDFRGLTYLRKTWRSLHTNSKRRIQGLHGNRERKAAKQLGVIMAAFMLCWIPYFVLFMVIAFHGHEQFSKLHMFTIWLGYVNSTLNPCLYPLCNQNFKKTFKKILHIP is encoded by the coding sequence ATGtcaaaaaacacaacagagaaCTCAACTAACCCTCACTCAGCTCTTCTAGGTCTGTTCCTGGGAAGCATTTCACTGATCACTATTGTCATGAATATATTAGTACTATGTgctgtgaaaactgaaaagaagcTGCAAACAGTTGGCAATTTATACATTGTCAGCCTCTCTATTGCAGATCTTATAGTTGGTGCAGCTGTTATGCCCCTGAATATTGTTTATCTCCTAAGTCCTGTGTGGACTCTAGGCTTACCAGCCTGTTTGTTCTGGCTGTCAATGGATTATGTGGCCAGTACTGCATCCATTTTCAATCTCTTCATATTGTGCATTGACCGTTATCGTTCAGTTCAGCAACCACTGAAATATCTCAAGTATAGAACAAAAATGAGAGCATCGCTAATgattttgggggtttggttGCTCTCTTTCATGTGGGTCATCCCAATCCTAGGATGGCATGTTTTTGCTAATAATGGGgaaaggaaagtaaagaaaaacaagtgtgAAACTGAATTCTCTGAAGTCACCTGGTTTAAAGTGTCTACAGCCATTGTCAATTTCTACCTACCCTCTATCATGATGTTATGGTTCTACTATAAAATATTCAGAGCTGTTCGAAAACACTGTCAACACCGAGAGCTCATGAATGGATCACATCAgtctttctcagaaaaaaaccctgtacaTCATAGTAAGATGAAGGATGAGCAAAATACTTGCCTCCAAAAGCAAATCTTAGATGAGAACACTCCTCCCAAAGACAAGCAAAGCTCCCCTCAGCCCAAAAATACAGAGGCAGAGCTTCATTTCAGTAATCCTGACAAGTCTTCAAAGGCATTCGTTAGCAAGAGTAATAGGAAAGTCCTTAAATGGAGCTGTTTTCCTCTCACCACTGCCCAGTCTGAGCCAGGCCTGGGTAACGCAGGAAAGAAGTGCGTGTGTgtaacaaaacagaacaaaaatgaagaggAGCCTTGCTCACAAGACAGTGACTTAAGTGATGCATCGGACAACCATACTTTCACAGAGGAGGTACCCTGTGGAGAGCACTCCAATTCTAACCCTGAAAGAGCCTGCAGTCCTCAGGAAAAGACTGAGAACAGGGATTTCAGAGGACTGACTTACCTGAGGAAAACGTGGCGAAGTCTGCATACCAATTCCAAAAGGCGCATTCAAGGACTGCATGggaacagggagaggaaagcagCTAAGCAGTTAGGGGTCATAATGGCAGCCTTTATGCTGTGCTGGATTCCctattttgtattatttatggTAATAGCTTTCCATGGCCATgaacaattttcaaaattacacaTGTTCACTATATGGCTTGGCTATGTGAATTCCACGTTAAATCCATGCCTGTATCCTCTTTGTAACCAGAATTTCAAGAAGACATTCAAAAAGATCCTTCACATTCCCTGA